In a single window of the Terriglobales bacterium genome:
- the secG gene encoding preprotein translocase subunit SecG, giving the protein MTVVHVLVCVFLVVVVLLQHGKSADIAAAFGGMGSQTAFGPRGTATLLSKATTVAAVVFLLTSISLTILYTKQRPGTGSVLEGEKPAATETQPAQQAPAQAPAQQPAEQPAAPQQ; this is encoded by the coding sequence GTGACCGTTGTACACGTATTGGTATGCGTTTTCCTGGTGGTGGTGGTGCTGCTGCAGCACGGAAAGAGCGCCGACATCGCGGCCGCGTTCGGCGGCATGGGAAGCCAGACGGCATTCGGGCCGCGGGGCACGGCTACGCTGCTCTCCAAGGCGACCACGGTGGCCGCGGTGGTGTTCCTGCTGACGTCCATCTCGCTGACCATCTTGTACACGAAGCAGAGGCCGGGCACGGGATCGGTGCTGGAAGGTGAGAAGCCGGCCGCCACCGAGACGCAGCCCGCGCAGCAGGCTCCAGCTCAAGCGCCAGCGCAGCAGCCCGCGGAGCAACCGGCGGCGCCGCAACAGTAG